In the Silurus meridionalis isolate SWU-2019-XX chromosome 6, ASM1480568v1, whole genome shotgun sequence genome, one interval contains:
- the LOC124387059 gene encoding uncharacterized protein LOC124387059, whose protein sequence is MYEMPADLKDYVGQHHMPRPIGFKKKEPEIKPYTSALLHPVSASHPSSSQCVCVFSVDMEARFVVLLVLLCAVGHFTEAQILPSSALNSNITRTGCGSSKLCVSNPFKCTPSTTSSCFFSSTQLTNAVLTVELTGLVTGYVALGLNPSNNETQQLMGPVVFVCGNNNSNFFFETANQSGPVLTPNVVTTNVTSVQGSITGNLIQCTFNISFNSTLLTAAGQLPYNVSIFNGTTNGTALGNATTVFQSFKFLNLANAMSNIPAAATFNINRTGCGVSKLCIATGPNCDPSVSSSCFFTSIQATSQNFLFELSGTTSGFVALGLTQQGSNVVFVCANNNSFNNIEYFFLPATKVGKRLLPVNVDTVYSNQGVVSENKSLIQCIFNTSSSFSNVSIKADSVFTVTLMNGSTSGSTLGDPDTQLELRVDISNVTALNNSNRHVISLWTSVLVLLISALTLRFI, encoded by the exons ATGTACGAGATGCCTGCAGATCTCAAAGACTATGTAGGTCAGCACCAC ATGCCACGCCCTATCGGGTTTAAAAAGAAGGAGCCAGAGATCAAACCTTACACATCTGCTTTACTGCATCCTGTATCAGCGTCTCATCCTTCCAGTTCCCAG tgtgtgtgtgtgttttcagtagACATGGAAGCCAGATTTGTGGTGTTGCTTGTGCTCCTCTGTGCTGTTGGCCATTTCACTGAAGCCCAGATCCTCCCATCATCAGCGCTCAAT AGCAACATCACTCGTACCGGGTGTGGCAGCAGCAAGCTGTGTGTGTCCAATCCATTTAAGTGCACACCTTCAACCACCTCCAGCTGCTTTTTCAGCTCCACACAGCTCACTAATGCAGTACTGACCGTGGAACTCACCGGGCTGGTAACAGGATACGTGGCGTTGGGACTGAACCCCTCCAACAACGAAACCCAGCAATTAATG GGACCCGTGGTGTTCGTCTGTGGCAACAATAACAGCAATTTCTTCTTCGAAACAGCTAACCAGTCCGGCCCAGTGCTGACTCCTAATGTTGTG ACCACAAATGTAACTAGTGTTCAGGGTTCAATCACAGGAAACCTCATCCAGTGTACCTTCAACATCAGCTTCAACTCCACCCTCCTCACTGCTGCAGGTCAACTGCCTTACAATGTCTCCATCTTCAATGGAACCACAAACG GAACCGCCCTGGGAAATGCAACTACAGTGTTTCAATCCTTCAAATTCCTGAACCTGGCAAATGCCATGAGCAACATTCCAGCTGCAGCGACG TTCAACATCAATCGTACCGGCTGTGGCGTCAGTAAGCTGTGCATCGCGACCGGACCGAATTGCGACCCTTCAGTGAGCTCCAGCTGCTTTTTCACCTCCATTCAAGCCACCAGCCAGAACTTCTTGTTTGAGCTGAGCGGCACGACGTCTGGATTCGTGGCACTGGGACTCACTCAGCAG gGATccaatgttgtgtttgtctgcGCTAACAACAACAGTTTTAACAACATCGAGTACTTCTTCCTTCCGGCTACGAAAGTGGGCAAACGTTTGTTACCTGTGAATGTG gACACTGTTTACAGCAACCAAGGCGTAGTGTCAGAAAACAAGAGTCTCATCCAGTGCATCTTCAACACCAGCTCCAGTTTCTCCAACGTCAGCATCAAAGCCGACTCTGTCTTCACTGTCACCCTCATGAACGGAAGCACCAGCG GAAGCACTCTGGGAGATCCAGACACACAACTGGAGCTTAGAGTAGACATCTCCAACGTCACCGCCCTGAACAACAGCAACCGCCACGTCATCAGCCTCTGGACCAGCG tattagtgctgctgatcagcgcGCTGACTCTCCGCTTCATCTAG
- the apol1 gene encoding apolipoprotein L1 isoform X2: MLDVSSDLREMKAGADEAPAVPPRPSEEELRNTITHRLRGDSTHTDHHQDSREDAIKKKKEEEEKMKSKKEDQVVSDECVSQDGAVVQKEKALTKKKKVKKKKNPFMPNITAMSKLIEKRSGEGGEDGEGGTAVTEKTLVEQLNEFHLARVHCQDEEDLDSLMEWWSSVKQWEPMSKDEDMTEKEEAKAFALTAEKVQRGIRVFHQLFSERAETLWQHIIDLNLIADSLDRFNKRTKVVQITGGSTSAVGGVATIAGLALAPVTMGTSLIVTAVGLGVAAAGGLASASAGISNSIHGTLDRRKVEGIVKDFQSKMADIDKCTRFIKLGVENLREFRGPKVKKLKVYDGDLCGTSNIYEDGVMAGKAVLISANEITRFTEATMVTGRTAARAVQVAAMATGILTGLFVAMDLYFVAKDSHELRKGAKSELARKIREVVEQLHEGLVELNIIREELKCSQSSAFSVTSISNPMPSISTSASTHHTSTTSCSFNSGISTSSNTLTSTSISSSLSQKAEAHTEP, from the exons ATG ctTGACGtaagctctgacctcagagAGATGAAAGCCGGAGCAGATGAAGCTCCTGCTGTTCCTCCCAGACCCAGTGAGGAG GAGCTCAGAAACACCATCACGCACCGCCTGCGAGGCGACTCGACCCACACGGATCATCACCAG GACTCCAGAGAGGATGccataaagaagaagaaggaggaggaggagaagatgaAGAGTAAAAAGGAAGACCAG gTAGTGAGTGACGAGTGTGTGAGCCAAGATGGTGCTGTGGTCCAGAAAGAGAAAGCACTg acaaagaaaaagaaggtaaagaagaagaagaaccccTTCATGCCCAACATCACAGCAATG agtAAACTGATTGAGAAGAggagtggagaaggtggagaagatggagaaggTGGCACAGCCGTAACCGAG AAAACCCTGGTGGAGCAGCTGAACGAGTTTCATCTGGCTCGAGTTCATTGCCAGGACGAGGAG GACCTGGACAGCCTGATGGAGTGGTGGAGCTCGGTTAAAC AGTGGGAGCCGATGTCCAAAGATGAAGATATGACTGAAAAAGAAGAGGCAAA GGCGTTTGCGCTAACAGCCGAGAAGGTGCAGCGAGGCATCCGGGTGTTTCATCAGCTGTTTTCCGAGAGAGCAGAGACTCTCTGGCAGCACATCATCGACCTGAACCTCATCGCCGACAGTCTGGATCGCTTCAACAAGAGGACCAAAGTGGTCCAGATCACGGGCGGCTCCACCAGTGCCGTCGGGGGCGTGGCCACTATAGCGGGCCTTGCCCTGGCACCTGTTACCATGGGAACGTCCCTGATCGTCACGGCAGTGGGCCTGGGCGTGGCCGCGGCAGGCGGTTTAGCTTCGGCCTCGGCCGGGATCTCCAACAGCATTCACGGCACGTTGGACCGCAGGAAGGTCGAGGGCATCGTGAAAGACTTCCAGAGCAAGATGGCCGACATCGACAAATGCACGAGATTCATCAAACTTGGTGTCGAGAACCTGCGAGAGTTCCGTGGCCCCAAG GTGAAAAAGCTAAAGGTGTACGATGGCGACCTCTGTGGGACCAGTAATATCTATGAGGACGGCGTCATGGCGGGGAAAGCGGTTCTCATCAGCGCCAATGAAATCACCAGGTTCACCGAGGCCACCATGGTAACGGGTAGGACGGCAGCCAGAGCGGTGCAGGTTGCTGCCATGGCGACGGGAATCCTTACAGGCCTCTTTGTTGCCATGGACCTTTATTTTGTGGCGAAGGATTCTCACGAACTCAGGAAAGGAGCCAAGTCGGAATTAGCCAGAAAGATCCGcgaggtggtggagcagctGCACGAAGGACTGGTGGAGCTCAATATCATCCGAGAGGAGCTGAAGTGTTCACAAAGCTCCGCCTTCTCCGTCACCTCCATCTCTAACCCCATGCCCTCCATTTCTACCTCCGCCTCGACTCACCACACCTCCACAACCTCCTGTTCCTTTAACTCTGGCATCTCAACCTCCTCTAACACCTTAACCTCCACCTCCATTTCATCTTCTCTTTCACAGAAAGCTGAAGCACACACAGAACCTTAA
- the apol1 gene encoding apolipoprotein L1 isoform X3, whose product MCCYKNLQISWEDVLLDFAEIHSATCVLVKSGGDSKLIEKRSGEGGEDGEGGTAVTEKKTLVEQLNEFHLARVHCQDEEDLDSLMEWWSSVKQWEPMSKDEDMTEKEEAKAFALTAEKVQRGIRVFHQLFSERAETLWQHIIDLNLIADSLDRFNKRTKVVQITGGSTSAVGGVATIAGLALAPVTMGTSLIVTAVGLGVAAAGGLASASAGISNSIHGTLDRRKVEGIVKDFQSKMADIDKCTRFIKLGVENLREFRGPKVKKLKVYDGDLCGTSNIYEDGVMAGKAVLISANEITRFTEATMVTGRTAARAVQVAAMATGILTGLFVAMDLYFVAKDSHELRKGAKSELARKIREVVEQLHEGLVELNIIREELKCSQSSAFSVTSISNPMPSISTSASTHHTSTTSCSFNSGISTSSNTLTSTSISSSLSQKAEAHTEP is encoded by the exons atgtgctgttataagaacctccagatctcctgggaagatgttctacttgATTTTGCAGAGATACATTCAGCtacatgtgtgttagtaaagtcaggtggtgat agtAAACTGATTGAGAAGAggagtggagaaggtggagaagatggagaaggTGGCACAGCCGTAACCGAG AAGAAAACCCTGGTGGAGCAGCTGAACGAGTTTCATCTGGCTCGAGTTCATTGCCAGGACGAGGAG GACCTGGACAGCCTGATGGAGTGGTGGAGCTCGGTTAAAC AGTGGGAGCCGATGTCCAAAGATGAAGATATGACTGAAAAAGAAGAGGCAAA GGCGTTTGCGCTAACAGCCGAGAAGGTGCAGCGAGGCATCCGGGTGTTTCATCAGCTGTTTTCCGAGAGAGCAGAGACTCTCTGGCAGCACATCATCGACCTGAACCTCATCGCCGACAGTCTGGATCGCTTCAACAAGAGGACCAAAGTGGTCCAGATCACGGGCGGCTCCACCAGTGCCGTCGGGGGCGTGGCCACTATAGCGGGCCTTGCCCTGGCACCTGTTACCATGGGAACGTCCCTGATCGTCACGGCAGTGGGCCTGGGCGTGGCCGCGGCAGGCGGTTTAGCTTCGGCCTCGGCCGGGATCTCCAACAGCATTCACGGCACGTTGGACCGCAGGAAGGTCGAGGGCATCGTGAAAGACTTCCAGAGCAAGATGGCCGACATCGACAAATGCACGAGATTCATCAAACTTGGTGTCGAGAACCTGCGAGAGTTCCGTGGCCCCAAG GTGAAAAAGCTAAAGGTGTACGATGGCGACCTCTGTGGGACCAGTAATATCTATGAGGACGGCGTCATGGCGGGGAAAGCGGTTCTCATCAGCGCCAATGAAATCACCAGGTTCACCGAGGCCACCATGGTAACGGGTAGGACGGCAGCCAGAGCGGTGCAGGTTGCTGCCATGGCGACGGGAATCCTTACAGGCCTCTTTGTTGCCATGGACCTTTATTTTGTGGCGAAGGATTCTCACGAACTCAGGAAAGGAGCCAAGTCGGAATTAGCCAGAAAGATCCGcgaggtggtggagcagctGCACGAAGGACTGGTGGAGCTCAATATCATCCGAGAGGAGCTGAAGTGTTCACAAAGCTCCGCCTTCTCCGTCACCTCCATCTCTAACCCCATGCCCTCCATTTCTACCTCCGCCTCGACTCACCACACCTCCACAACCTCCTGTTCCTTTAACTCTGGCATCTCAACCTCCTCTAACACCTTAACCTCCACCTCCATTTCATCTTCTCTTTCACAGAAAGCTGAAGCACACACAGAACCTTAA
- the apol1 gene encoding apolipoprotein L1 isoform X1 has translation MLDVSSDLREMKAGADEAPAVPPRPSEEELRNTITHRLRGDSTHTDHHQDSREDAIKKKKEEEEKMKSKKEDQVVSDECVSQDGAVVQKEKALTKKKKVKKKKNPFMPNITAMSKLIEKRSGEGGEDGEGGTAVTEKKTLVEQLNEFHLARVHCQDEEDLDSLMEWWSSVKQWEPMSKDEDMTEKEEAKAFALTAEKVQRGIRVFHQLFSERAETLWQHIIDLNLIADSLDRFNKRTKVVQITGGSTSAVGGVATIAGLALAPVTMGTSLIVTAVGLGVAAAGGLASASAGISNSIHGTLDRRKVEGIVKDFQSKMADIDKCTRFIKLGVENLREFRGPKVKKLKVYDGDLCGTSNIYEDGVMAGKAVLISANEITRFTEATMVTGRTAARAVQVAAMATGILTGLFVAMDLYFVAKDSHELRKGAKSELARKIREVVEQLHEGLVELNIIREELKCSQSSAFSVTSISNPMPSISTSASTHHTSTTSCSFNSGISTSSNTLTSTSISSSLSQKAEAHTEP, from the exons ATG ctTGACGtaagctctgacctcagagAGATGAAAGCCGGAGCAGATGAAGCTCCTGCTGTTCCTCCCAGACCCAGTGAGGAG GAGCTCAGAAACACCATCACGCACCGCCTGCGAGGCGACTCGACCCACACGGATCATCACCAG GACTCCAGAGAGGATGccataaagaagaagaaggaggaggaggagaagatgaAGAGTAAAAAGGAAGACCAG gTAGTGAGTGACGAGTGTGTGAGCCAAGATGGTGCTGTGGTCCAGAAAGAGAAAGCACTg acaaagaaaaagaaggtaaagaagaagaagaaccccTTCATGCCCAACATCACAGCAATG agtAAACTGATTGAGAAGAggagtggagaaggtggagaagatggagaaggTGGCACAGCCGTAACCGAG AAGAAAACCCTGGTGGAGCAGCTGAACGAGTTTCATCTGGCTCGAGTTCATTGCCAGGACGAGGAG GACCTGGACAGCCTGATGGAGTGGTGGAGCTCGGTTAAAC AGTGGGAGCCGATGTCCAAAGATGAAGATATGACTGAAAAAGAAGAGGCAAA GGCGTTTGCGCTAACAGCCGAGAAGGTGCAGCGAGGCATCCGGGTGTTTCATCAGCTGTTTTCCGAGAGAGCAGAGACTCTCTGGCAGCACATCATCGACCTGAACCTCATCGCCGACAGTCTGGATCGCTTCAACAAGAGGACCAAAGTGGTCCAGATCACGGGCGGCTCCACCAGTGCCGTCGGGGGCGTGGCCACTATAGCGGGCCTTGCCCTGGCACCTGTTACCATGGGAACGTCCCTGATCGTCACGGCAGTGGGCCTGGGCGTGGCCGCGGCAGGCGGTTTAGCTTCGGCCTCGGCCGGGATCTCCAACAGCATTCACGGCACGTTGGACCGCAGGAAGGTCGAGGGCATCGTGAAAGACTTCCAGAGCAAGATGGCCGACATCGACAAATGCACGAGATTCATCAAACTTGGTGTCGAGAACCTGCGAGAGTTCCGTGGCCCCAAG GTGAAAAAGCTAAAGGTGTACGATGGCGACCTCTGTGGGACCAGTAATATCTATGAGGACGGCGTCATGGCGGGGAAAGCGGTTCTCATCAGCGCCAATGAAATCACCAGGTTCACCGAGGCCACCATGGTAACGGGTAGGACGGCAGCCAGAGCGGTGCAGGTTGCTGCCATGGCGACGGGAATCCTTACAGGCCTCTTTGTTGCCATGGACCTTTATTTTGTGGCGAAGGATTCTCACGAACTCAGGAAAGGAGCCAAGTCGGAATTAGCCAGAAAGATCCGcgaggtggtggagcagctGCACGAAGGACTGGTGGAGCTCAATATCATCCGAGAGGAGCTGAAGTGTTCACAAAGCTCCGCCTTCTCCGTCACCTCCATCTCTAACCCCATGCCCTCCATTTCTACCTCCGCCTCGACTCACCACACCTCCACAACCTCCTGTTCCTTTAACTCTGGCATCTCAACCTCCTCTAACACCTTAACCTCCACCTCCATTTCATCTTCTCTTTCACAGAAAGCTGAAGCACACACAGAACCTTAA